One genomic region from Peromyscus eremicus chromosome 20, PerEre_H2_v1, whole genome shotgun sequence encodes:
- the Recql4 gene encoding ATP-dependent DNA helicase Q4 — MDRLASVRARLQEWERAFARLHGRRPAQEDVEAAPEETRALYREYRNLKQAARQAQDGHRIPEQSLAAEAAEEAQEPSCWGPHLNRAATQNTQPMPRQRPLSSVQDYGKRLKANLKKTKLQTRLTLSPKLQPQKRSLSTVLTRRPPDPRTCPDETNDELPRPPEPQRRLGQLQQLQASLSLRLSSLDPGWLERCQDGVSEVPGACGLDLDAKESQPQISGKVNVLDPGIHSEGSSQSPEALALQSQSPKSSNNKDRKRKWSENSKDFAQAQDSSQAELLSEGARAAAHEKDPPGEPVQVDASQPRKSSNQARTEKAKGTAQLPSSPRPAFLDRGNYVRLNMKQKCYVRVGASRGRLLRKQVWKQKWKKKREQFGGSGPRATVKDTCFRCGQAGHWASQCSQPGSTLTFQEEGGRDDKQPVPALEEVAQMTGTTSCHLSGEDTEPDGPKLQVPCPPRPVLPLYPPGPLGQVAESPAEVFQALQQLGHQAFRPGQERAVMRILSGISTLLVLPTGAGKSLCYQLPALLYARRSPCLTLVVSPLLSLMDDQVSDLPLCLKAACLHSGMTKKQRESVLKKVKAAQVHVLIVSPEALVGCGANFPQATQLPPVAFACIDEVHCLSQWSHNFRPCYLRVCKVLREHMGVRCFLGLTATATRSTARDVAQHLGITEELELSGLASIPANLHLSVSMDRDSDQALVTLLRGDRFRTLDSIIIYCTRRKDTERVAALLRTCLSVVTDPRPKGCGPEAVAEAYHAGMCGQERRRVQQAFMQGHLRVVVATVAFGMGLDRPDVRAVLHLGLPPSFESYVQAIGRAGRDGKSAHCHLFLQPQGEDLWELRRHAHADGIDFWAVKRLVQRVFPPCTCTPRPVTKSLLEEAREHNGQPAPPEVGPACSGHKRALPVQSTVQALDMTEEAIETLLCYLELHPRRWLQLLPCTYAHCHLRCPGGHAQLQALAHRCPPLTACWAKWPPKETHQGNSSLEFDMVELADSMGWELASVRRALHQLQWDQQPKRGAPRGTGVHVEFSELAFYLHSPGDLTDEEKDQICDFLYSRVQARERKALAHLRHISKAFHSVAFPSCGPCLEQCDEERSNQLKTLLSHYFEEEESVKDEPGPEPGQNELQDWEDHIRRDIRQLLSVRPEERFSGRAVARIFHGIASPCYPAQVYGQDRRFWRKYLHLNFHALMRLATEELLLIGR, encoded by the exons GCGCAGGAGCCAAGCTGCTGGGGTCCCCACCTGAATCGAGCTGCAACCCAGAATACACAGCCTATGCCCAGGCAGAGACCATTGAGTTCAGTACAAGACTATGGGAAGAGGCTCAAAGCCaatctgaaaaaaacaaagcTACAG ACTAGGCTAACCCTGAGCCCAAAACTCCAGCCTCAGAAGAGATCCTTGTCCACGGTGCTCACCCGAAGGCCGCCAGACCCAAGGACCTGTCCAGATGAAACTAATGATGAACTTCCTCGGCCTCCTGAGCCCCAGCGAAGGCTAGGTCAGCTCCAACAGCTTCAGGCCTCCCTGAGCCTGAGGCTGAGTTCCCTAGACCCTGGCTGGTTGGAGCGGTGTCAGGATGGGGTTTCAGAGGTTCCTGGTGCCTGTGGGCTTGACCTGGATGCAAAGGAGTCACAACCTCAGATATCAGGCAAGGTGAATGTCCTTGATCCTGGTATCCATTCAGAAGGATCTTCACAGAGCCCAGAGGCCCTAGCCCTGCAGTCGCAGAGCCCCAAATCCAGCAACAATAAAGACAGGAAACGGAAATGGAGtgagaattccaaggactttGCACAAGCCCAGGACAGCAGCCAAGCGGAACTGCTATCGGAGGGAGCCAGGGCTGCAGCACATGAGAAAGACCCTCCAGGAGAGCCTGTACAAGTGGATGCATCTCAGCCCCGCAAGTCCTCAAATCAGGCCAGGACAGAGAAGGCTAAGGGCACagcccagctccccagctccccgCGACCAGCTTTCCTGGACAGAGGGAACTACGTTCGGCTCAACATGAAACAGAAGTGTTACGTACGAGTTGGGGCCAGTCGAGGCAGGCTTCTCCGAAAGCAG GTCTGGAAGCAaaagtggaagaagaaaagagagcagtTTGGGGGCAGTGGACCCAGAGCCACAGTCAAGGACACTTGTTTCCGGTGTGGACAAGCTGGTCACTGGGCATCCCAATGCTCCCAGCCAG GCTCCACCCTGACCTTCCAGGAGGAAGGCGGCAGGGATGACAAACAGCCCGTTCCCGCTTTGGAAGAAGTAGCACAGATGACAGGCACGACCTCCTGTCACCTCTCTG GTGAGGACACAGAACCTGATGGGCCAAAGCTACAAGTACCCTGTCCGCCCCGCCCAGTGTTGCCCCTCTACCCACCAGGGCCCTTGGGGCAGGTAGCAG AGAGCCCTGCTGAGGTGTTCCAGGCCCTACAGCAGCTAGGGCACCAAGCCTTCCGCCCCGGACAAGAACGTGCAGTCATGCGGATTCTTTCTG GCATCTCCACTCTGTTAGTGTTGCCCACGGGCGCTGGCAAGTCTCTCTGTTACCAGCTCCCTGCGCTGCTCTATGCCCGGCGAAGCCCCTGCCTCACCCTGGTGGTCTCTCCTCTCCTGTCACTCATGGATGACCAG GTGTCTGACCTGCCTTTGTGTCTGAAGGCAGCTTGCCTCCACTCAGGTATGACCAAGAAACAACGagaatctgtcttgaaaaag GTGAAGGCAGCCCAGGTGCATGTGCTGATTGTGTCCCCCGAGGCCTTGGTCGGGTGTGGGGCCAACTTCCCCCAGGCCACTCAGCTGCCTCCAGTTGCCTTCGCCTGCATTGACGAGGTCCACTGCCTCTCTCAGTGGTCCCACAACTTCCGGCCCTGCTACCTGCGTGTATGCAAA GTACTCCGGGAGCATATGGGTGTGCGCTGCTTTTTGGGTCTCACAGCCACAGCCACGCGAAGCACTGCGCGTGATGTGGCCCAGCACCTGGGCATAACTGAAGAGCTGGAGCTCAGTGGGTTAGCCTCCATTCCTGCCAATCTGCACCTCTCCGTGTCCATGGACAGAGACTCAGACCAG GCTCTGGTCACACTGCTGCGGGGTGACCGTTTTCGCACCCTGGATTCTATTATCATTTACTGCACTCGGCGGAAGGACACAGAACGGGTGGCTGCCCTCCTCCGGACCTGCCTGTCTGTGGTGACGGATCCAAGGCCTAAAG GTTGTGGCCCTGAGGCTGTAGCCGAAGCATACCATGCTGGCATGTGCGGCCAGGAACGGCGACGCGTGCAGCAGGCCTTCATGCAGGGCCACCTGCGGGTGGTGGTGGCCACCGTAGCCTTCGGGATGGGGCTGGATCGGCCAGATGTTCGGGCTGTGCTCCACCTGGGGCTGCCTCCAAGCTTCGAGAGCTACGTGCAAGCTATTGGCCGTGCAGGGCGTGATGGGAAGTCTGCCCACTGCCACCTGTTCCTGCAGCCCCAG GGTGAAGACCTTTGGGAACTGCGCAGACATGCCCATGCTGATGGCATTGACTTCTGGGCTGTGAAGAGACTGGTGCAGCGTGTGTTTCCGCCCTGCACGTGCACCCCGAGGCCTGTGACCAAATCCCtgcttgaggaggccagagagcacAATGGCCAGCCAGCACCCCCTGAAGTGGGACCGGCCTGCTCGGGCCATAAGCGGGCGCTCCCGGTGCAGTCCACAGTACAAGCTCTGGACATGACAGAGGAGG cTATCGAGACTCTGCTGTGCTACCTGGAACTACACCCTCGCCGCTGGCTGCAGCTGCTGCCATGCACCTATGCCCATTGCCATCTGCGCTGCCCTGGGGGCCATGCCCAGTTGCAAGCTCTGGCCCACAG GTGTCCCCCCTTGACCGCATGCTGGGCCAAGTGGCCACCTAAAGAGACACATCAGGGCAATAGCTCCTTAGAGTTTGACATGGTGGAGCTGGCAGACTCGATGGGCTGGGAGCTGGCCTCTGTACGGCGGGCTCTCCACCAGCTGCAGTGGGACCAACAGCCAAAGAGAG GTGCACCACGGGGCACAGGGGTGCATGTGGAGTTCAGCGAGTTGGCCTTTTACCTGCACAGTCCTGGAGACCTGACCGATGAGGAGAAGGACCAGATCTGTGACTTTCTGTACAGCCGTGTGCAGGCTCGTGAGCGCAAGGCCCTGGCCCATCTACGTCACATATCTAAGGCCTTTCACAG tgtggccttccCCAGTTGTGGACCCTGTCTAGAGCAGTGTGATGAGGAGCGCAGCAACCAGTTGAAGACCTTGCTCAGCCACTACTTTGAGGAAGAGGAATCTGTGAAGGATGAGCCGGGTCCAGAGCCCGGGCAGAATGAG CTTCAGGACTGGGAGGACCATATTCGTCGTGATATCCGTCAGCTCCTGTCCGTGAGGCCAGAGGAAAGGTTTTCAGGACGGGCTGTGGCCCGCATCTTCCATGGCATTG CAAGTCCATGCTACCCAGCCCAGGTATATGGGCAGGACCGGCGCTTCTGGAGAAAGTATCTACATCTGAACTTCCATGCCCTGATGCGCCTGGCTACAGAGGAACTCCTGCTGATAGGCCGATAA
- the Mfsd3 gene encoding major facilitator superfamily domain-containing protein 3 — MHGKLLLLAGLYLVQGLPYGLQSSLLPILLRAHGLSLTRVGLTKGLYVPWLLKLAWAPLVDRRGSPRVWLTLSTVALGLVCGLLAVLPPPQAGQTGLPIIMMGLLLLLNLGAAVQDVALDTVAVQLLEPKELGAGNTVQVVAYKLGSALAGGGLLVLFPTLSWPLLFLLLAATYWLAAALAWAAPTLGQLPWPQVSEHTTPASSYLLQDLLAVPGTLWTAGFVLTYKLGEQGAGSLFPLLLLDHGASASDLGLWSGLGAVTCSIAGSSLGGALLARHWQPLSLLRSVLQLRLGSLACQTALLFYLSTPGASLDPGTITRGTALLSLCLQQFLGGVVTTATFTVMMHCSQLAPRALQATHYSLLATLELLGKLLPGTLAGVLADGLGPHLCFAAFLVLSGLPILDLSLAPSNLT; from the exons ATGCAtgggaagctgctgctgctggccggCCTCTATCTTGTGCAGGGTCTGCCCTATGGACTGCAGTCCAGCTTGCTGCCCATTTTACTGCGGGCCCATGGTCTCTCCCTGACGCGTGTGGGTCTGACCAAGGGATTGTATGTTCCATGGCTGTTAAAACTGGCGTGGGCGCCACTGGTGGACAGGCGGGGCTCCCCTCGGGTCTGGTTAACACTCAGCACAGTGGCCCTGGGCCTGGTGTGTGGACTGCTGGCTGTGTTGCCTCCCCCGCAAGCTGGCCAGACAGGCCTGCCCATCATCATGatggggctgctgctgctgctgaatcTGGGTGCAGCAGTGCAGGACGTGGCTCTGGACACAGTCGCTGTGCAGCTGCTGGAGCCAAAGGAGCTGGGAGCGGGGAACACTGTACAGGTGGTGGCTTACAAGCTGGGGTCAGCACTGGCTGGGGGTGGCCTGTTGGTCCTCTTCCCGACCCTATCTTGGCCATTGCTTTTTCTGCTCCTAGCCGCCACCTACTGGCTGGCTGCTGCCTTAGCCTGGGCTGCACCAACCTTGGGACAGCTGCCTTGGCCTCAGGTCTCAGAGCATACCACCCCCGCATCCTCCTATCTTCTACAAGATTTGCTGGCTGTGCCTGGGACCCTCTGGACAGCAGGCTTTGTGCTCACCTACAAGCTGG GGGAGCAGGGAGCTGGGAGCTTGTTTCCACTTCTCCTGTTGGACCATGGTGCTTCCGCCTCAGACCTGGGGCTCTGGAGTGGCTTGGGCGCTGTGACCTGCTCCATTGCTGGCTCCTCTTTAGGTGGGGCTCTACTGGCCCGGCACTG GCAGCCTCTCTCCCTATTGAGGTCAGTGCTGCAGCTACGCCTTGGGAGTTTGGCCTGCCAGACGGCTCTGCTTTTCTACCTCAGTACCCCAGGGGCCAGTCTGGACCCTGGTACAATCACGAGAG GGACAGCTTTGCTGAGCCTGTGTCTACAGCAGTTTCTGGGCGGTGTGGTCACCACCGCCACATTCACTGTGATGATGCACTGTAGCCAGTTGGCGCCCAGAGCCCTGCAG GCCACGCATTACAGCCTCCTGGCCACTCTGGAACTGCTGGGCAAGCTGCTACCAGGTACCCTGGCTGGAGTGCTGGCTGACGGCCTGGGCCCACACCTCTGCTTTGCCGCCTTCCTTGTCCTCTCAGGGCTGCCCATTCTGGATCTCAGCCTGGCACCCAGTAACCTGACCTGA
- the Gpt gene encoding alanine aminotransferase 1: protein MASGVNDQCQPSRNGLKGKVLTLDTMNPCVRRVEYAVRGPIVQRALELEQELRQGVKKPFTEVIHANIGDAQAMGQRPITFFRQVLALCVYPNLLSSPDFPDDVKRRAERILKACGGHSLGAYTISSGIQMIREDVAQYIERRDGGIPADPNNIFLSTGASNAIVTVLKLLVAGEGRARTGVLIPIPQYPLYSAALAELDAVQVDYYLDEERAWALDIAELRRALCQARDRCCPRVLCVINPGNPTGQVQTRECIEAVIRFAFEEGLFLMADEVYQDNVYAEGSQFHSFKKVLMEMGPPYATQQELASFHSVSKGYMGECGFRGGYVEVVNMDAEVQKQMAKLMSVRLCPPVAGQALMDMVVSPPAPSDPSFKQFQAERQEVLAELAAKAKLTEQVFNEAPGIRCNPVQGAMYSFPRVQLPPRAVQRAQELGLAPDMFFCLRLLEETGICVVPGSGFGQQEGTYHFRMTILPPLGKLRLLLEKLRHFYAQFTQEYS, encoded by the exons ATGGCCTCAGGAGTGAATGATCAATGCCAGCCTTCAAGGAATGGACTGAAGGGGAAGGTGTTAACTCTGGATACCATGAACCCATGTGTGCGGAGGGTGGAGTACGCAGTCCGAGGACCCATAGTACAGCGTGCCTtggagctggagcaggagctgcgGCAG GGTGTCAAGAAGCCCTTTACTGAAGTCATCCATGCCAACATTGGGGATGCACAGGCCATGGGGCAGAGACCCATTACCTTCTTCCGCCAG GTCCTGGCCCTCTGTGTCTACCCCAATCTTCTGAGCAGTCCTGACTTCCCAGATGATGTCAAGAGAAGGGCAGAACGTATCTTGAAGGCATGCGGGGGCCACAGCCTGG GTGCCTATACCATTAGCTCTGGCATCCAGATGATCCGGGAAGATGTGGCACAGTACATAGAGAGGCGAGATGGAGGCATCCCTGCAGACCCGAACAACATATTTCTGTCCACCGGGGCCAGCAACGCCATTGTG ACAGTGCTCAAGCTGCTGGTGGCCGGCGAAGGCCGTGCCCGCACGGGTGTACTCATTCCCATTCCTCAGTACCCACTGTACTCGGCTGCGCTGGCGGAGCTGGACGCCGTGCAAGTGGACTACTACCTGGACGAAGAGCGTGCCTGGGCTCTGGACATCGCGGAGCTGCGGCGCGCTCTGTGCCAAGCACGTGACCGCTGCTGCCCTCGCGTACTGTGTGTCATCAACCCTGGCAACCCCACCG ggcaggtgcAGACCCGCGAGTGCATCGAAGCCGTGATCCGCTTTGCTTTCGAAGAGGGCCTCTTCCTGATGGCTGATGAG GTATACCAGGACAATGTGTACGCCGAGGGTTCTCAGTTCCATTCATTCAAGAAGGTGCTCATGGAGATGGGGCCACCGTACGCGACTCAGCAGGAGCTTGCTTCTTTCCACTCGGTCTCTAAGGGCTACATGGGCGA ATGCGGGTTCCGTGGTGGTTATGTGGAGGTGGTGAACATGGATGCTGAGGTACAGAAACAGATGGCGAAACTGATGAGCGTACGGCTGTGCCCACCAGTGGCGGGCCAGGCCCTGATGGACATGGTGGTCAGTCCGCCGGCACCCTCTGATCCGTCCTTCAAGCAGTTTCAAGCA gagaggcaggaggtgCTGGCCGAGTTGGCAGCCAAGGCTAAACTCACGGAGCAGGTCTTCAACGAGGCTCCTGGTATCCGCTGCAACCCAGTGCAGGGCGCCATGTATTCCTTCCCTCGAGTGCAGCTGCCCCCGCGAGCAGTGCAGCGTGCTCAG gaactgggcCTGGCCCCTGACATGTTCTTCTGCCTGCGTCTCCTGGAGGAAACCGGCATCTGCGTGGTACCTGGAAGTGGCTTTGGCCAGCAGGAAGGCACTTATCACTTCCG gatGACCATTCTGCCCCCCTTGGGGAAGCTGCGGCTGCTGCTGGAAAAACTGAGGCATTTCTATGCCCAGTTCACCCAAGAGTACTCCTGA
- the Ppp1r16a gene encoding protein phosphatase 1 regulatory subunit 16A, with product MAEHLELLAEMPMVGRMSTQERLKHAQKRRAQQVKMWAQAEKEAHGKKGRREQPWKEVSGLGPRKQVLFPPSVALLEAAARNDLEEVRQFLSSGVSPNLANEDGLTALHQCCIDDFQEMAQQLLEAGADVNARDSEGWTPLHAAATCGHLHLVELLISRDADLLAVNTDGNMPYDLCEDEQTLDCLETAMANRGITQDSIEEARAVPELCMLNDLQSLLHAGASLSDPLDHGATLLHVAAAHGFSEVAALLLEQGASLSAKDQDGWEPLHAAAYWGQVHLVELLVAHGADLNGKSLVDETPLDLCGDEEVRAKLLELKHKQDALLRAQGRQRSLLRRRTSSAGSRGKVVRRVSLTHRTNLYRQEHAQEAMVWRQSPLTSPEPLEDEDRQTDAELRLQPPEEDSSEVARPHNGQAGAPPGRHLYSKRLDRSVSCQLSPAESGAPEALVRDKAHHTLAELKRQRAAAKLHRPAPEGVETFEPGLPVDTETSQPDCGFRTTGDPPLLKLTAPSEEAPVEKRPCCLLM from the exons ATGGCCGAGCACCTGGAGCTGCTGGCAGAGATGCCCATGGTAGGCAGGATGAGCACCCAGGAGCGGCTGAAGCATGCCCAGAAGCGACGTgcccagcaggtaaagatgtGGGCCCAGGCTGAGAAGGAGGCCCATGGCAAGAAGGGCCGCAGGGAGCAACCATGGAAGGAGGTATCTGGCCTCGGGCCTCGGAAGCAGGTCCTCTTCCCTCCCAGCGTCGCGCTTCTGGAGGCGGCTGCCCGAAACGACCTGGAGGAAG TCCGCCAGTTCCTTAGTAGTGGGGTTAGCCCCAACCTGGCCAATGAGGACGGCCTGACTGCACTGCACCAG TGTTGCATTGATGACTTccaagagatggcccagcagctcCTGGAGGCCGGGGCTGACGTCAATGCTCGGGACAGTGAGGGCTGGACACCGCTGCACGCTGCAGCTACCTGCGGCCATCTGCATCTGGTGGAACTCCTCATTTCACG AGATGCAGATCTCCTGGCAGTCAACACCGATGGGAACATGCCCTACGACCTGTGTGAGGATGAACAGACACTGGATTGCCTCGAGACGGCCATGGCCAATCGCG GTATCACCCAGGACAGCATTGAGGAGGCCCGGGCAGTGCCAGAGCTGTGTATGCTGAACGACCTCCAGAGCCTACTGCATGCTGGGGCCAGCCTCAGTGACCCTTTGGACCATGGGGCCACTCTG CTGCACGTCGCCGCTGCTCATGGGTTCAGTGAGGTGGCTGCCCTGCTGCTGGAGCAAGGAGCCAGCCTGAGCGCCAAGGACCAGGATGGCTGGGAGCCTCTGCACGCTGCAGCCTACTGGGGCCAG GTGCACCTGGTAGAATTGCTTGTGGCCCATGGGGCTGATCTGAATGGAAAATCTCTGGTGGACGAGACGCCCCTCG ACCTGTGTGGTGATGAGGAAGTAAGAGCCAAACTGCTGGAGCTCAAGCACAAACAAGACGCACTCCTGCGGGCCCAGGGCCGTCAGCGCTCCCTGCTGCGCCGGCGGACCTCTAGTGCGGGCAGCCGTGG GAAAGTGGTGAGACGCGTGAGCCTGACACATCGTACCAACCTGTATCGCCAGGAGCATGCGCAAGAGGCCATGGTGTGGCGGCAGTCACCACTCACCAGTCCAGAACCTCTAGAGGACGAGGACAGGCAGACAGATGCTGAGCTCCGGCTGCAGCCCCCAGAG GAAGACAGCTCTGAGGTGGCCAGACCACACAATGGCCAAGCAGGGGCCCCCCCGGGGAGGCACCTGTACTCCAAGCGTCTAGACCGGAGTGTCTCCTGTCAGTTGAGTCCTGCGGAGAGCGGTGCCCCCGAAGCCCTGGTCCGGGACAAGGCACACCACACACTGGCAGAGCTCAAACGTCAGCGAGCAGCTGCAAAGCTTCACCGACCTGCCCCGGAAGGGGTTGAGACCTTTGAGCCTGGCCTGCCTGTTGACACGGAGACCTCCCAGCCCGACTGTGGCTTCAGAACAACTGGGGACCCACCCCTGCTCAAGCTCACCGCCCCCTCGGAGGAGGCTCCTGTGGAGAAGAGGCCATGCTGTTTGCTCATGTGA